In Centropristis striata isolate RG_2023a ecotype Rhode Island chromosome 15, C.striata_1.0, whole genome shotgun sequence, a genomic segment contains:
- the si:dkey-273o13.3 gene encoding uncharacterized protein si:dkey-273o13.3 has translation MDTRAQQFTITMETTTMNLIIIVMETTTVQTIVMEITTAKLITIAMKTTTVQTITIIMETSTIQTIVMKTTTVQTITITMETTTVKPIPIAMGTTTVQMIVMETTTVQTITITMETTTVQPITITMETTTVQTIVMETTTVQTITITMETTTAKLITISMETTTVHPDNHHHHGDHHSETHHHHHGDHHGDHHRTDNLHGDHQSPENHHHHGDHHSKTHHHHHGDHHSPDNHHGDHNCPDNRHRDHHSPDHQHPPDFFSQPLSQNNDPSVFSDLEDHSTHSKQHSAGGQLEAVSNRSTVAPSSQDEERTSFSGPSLHKEKTHDLGRIMKLQEQNQGLHQSLLKTAVRMECLGEEFMSSQKLLEAELQRTRMELSNITEKFRRLHDNCSTTQQTNSLLEQRFHSVAQTMEGERERLKRHISALTEQLADAKFANSVETFNVTSVLHKTDLYIQSDDAMNQVVPPITPPPAEFMDNHNYEKAKGGGQEQSLGSVPEEEESDWSEMGDETPRFILTGSNRGQVWRHREPDVDKDSESGGEEIVRQHSPRPLQIPHLQFTLHNENLSDGMTGEGTYRITTSPNLGSAILIRSASLEEIPLARHHMQKELRGTEAMMDLHHRGAETIVDLDNEIIHHWRISNDRDAAIVRPTESRMSEADSSLTGLQSAEQMLNHIISGPQQSEGQGQGRAEVHGWTGGIPDEVLKGERTQL, from the exons ATGGACACCAGAGCCCAACAATTCACCATCACCATGGAGACCACCACCATGAatctcatcatcatcgtcatggAGACCACCACAGTCCAGACCATCGTCATGGAGATCACCACAGCGAAACTCATCACCATCGCCATGAAGACCACCACAGTCCagaccatcaccatcatcatggAGACCAGCACAATCCAGACAATCGTCATGAAGACCACCACAGTCCagaccatcaccatcaccatggaGACCACCACAGTCAAGCCCATCCCCATCGCCATGGGGACCACCACAGTCCAGATGATCGTCATGGAGACCACCACAGTCCagaccatcaccatcaccatggaGACCACCACAGTCCAgcccatcaccatcaccatggaGACCACCACAGTTCAGACAATCGTCATGGAGACCACCACAGTCCagaccatcaccatcaccatggaGACCACCACAGCGAAACTCATCACCATCTCCATGGAGACCACCACAGTCCA TCCAGACAATCATCATCACCATGGAGACCACCACAGCGAAactcatcaccatcaccatggaGACCACCATGGAGACCACCATAGAACAGACAATCTTCATGGAGACCACCAAAGTCCAGAGAATCACCATCACCATGGAGACCACCACAGCAAAactcatcaccatcaccatggaGACCACCACAGTCCAGACAATCACCATGGAGATCACAACTGTCCAGACAAtcgtcacagagaccaccacaGTCCAGACCACCAGCATCCTCCTGATTTTTTCTCCCAGCCTCTCTCTCAGAATAATGACCCGAGTGTCTTCAGTGACCTTGAGGACCACAGCACTCATTCAAAGCAACACTCCGCTGGCGGGCAGCTGGAGGCTGTTTCTAACAGGAGCACTGTCGCCCCCTCCAGTCAGGACGAAGAGCGTACAAGCTTCAGTGGCCCATCATTACATAAA GAAAAGACACATGACCTGGGTAGAATCAT GAAACTACAGGAGCAGAATCAAGGTCTGCATCAAAGTCTACTGAAGACAGCAGTGAGGATGGAGTGTTTAGGAGAGGAATTCATGAGCAGCCAAAAGCTTTTGGAGGCAGAGCTTCAGAGGACACGGATGGAGCTCAGCAACATCACAGAGAAGTTTCGGAG ACTACATGACAACTGCTCGACCACACAACAGACTAACAGTCTTCTAGAGCAAAGGTTTCATTCAGTG GCTCAGACTATGGAAGGAGAACGTGAGAGGTTGAAGCGGCATATTTCAGCACTGACGGAGCAGCTCGCTGATGCAAAATTTGCCAACAGTGTGGAAACATTCAAT GTAACATCAGTGCTACACAAAACTGACCTCTATATTCAGTCAGATGATGCCATGAATCAGGTGGTGCCTCCCATCACTCCCCCTCCGGCTGAGTTCATGGACAACCATAACTACGAAAAGGCCAAAGGCGGTGGGCAGGAGCAATCTCTGGGGTCAGttccagaggaggaggaatcTGACTGGTCAGAGATGGGAGACGAGACCCCCCGATTTATACTGACAGGATCAAACAGAGGTCAAGTATGGAGACACCGGGAACCAGATGTTGACAAAGACAGTGAGTCAGGTGGCGAGGAAATTGTCAGACAACACTCTCCACGGCCTCTGCAGATACCTCATCTGCAGTTCACCCTTCATAACGAAAACCTGTCTGATGGCATGACAGGTGAGGGCACTTACAGGATCACCACAAGTCCAAATCTTGGCTCTGCCATCCTGATCCGGTCAGCCAGCCTGGAGGAAATCCCTCTCGCACGCCATCACATGCAGAAGGAGCTCAGAGGCACGGAGGCCATGATGGACCTCCACCACCGAGGGGCCGAAACTATCGTCGATTTAGATAATGAGATCATTCATCACTGGAGAATAAGCAACGACAGGGATGCGGCTATTGTAAGGCCGACAGAAAGCAGGATGTCAGAGGCAGATAGCAGCCTGACAGGCCTGCAGTCAGCTGAGCAGATGCTCAACCACATCATTAGTGGACCGCAGCAGAGTGAAGGACAAGGGCAGGGCAGGGCCGAGGTGCACGGCTGGACAGGAGGGATCCCAGACGAGGTGTTGAAAGGGGAGCGAACACAGCTGTGA
- the zfpl1 gene encoding zinc finger protein-like 1, whose protein sequence is MGLCKCPKRKVTNLFCFEHRVNVCEHCLVSNHNKCIVQSYLQWLQDSDYNPNCTLCNTPLNAQDTVRLVCYDVFHWSCLNNLASRLPLHTAPAGYQCPSCQGPLFPPSNLASPIADVLKEQLSSVNWARAGLGLPLIEEPIGVLEETTANDVTDYTDWSTFDAQEQSNIFPSQSYNTSLNPPPNSVSPPAQEEVGGPRKNGDPNMQEHAVVNFTKATTCDTITLHAASSPRKIYDTRDISHSSVTQIDFDDDKYRRRPALSWFAQILKNRTGGKRTSLSWKQRVFMLLIVGVLGFFTLIIIMAKLGRASAGSDPNLDPLLNPNIRVGKN, encoded by the exons ATGGGTCTCTGCAAGTGTCCGAAGAGAAAGGTGACCAATTTATTCTGTTTCGAACATCGTGTAAATGTGTGCGAGCATTGCCTGGTCTCCAACCACAACAAG TGTATCGTGCAGTCATATTTGCAATGGCTCCAGGACAGCGATTACAACCCCAACTGTACTCTGTGTAATACTCCACTGAACGCTCAAGACACTGTCAGACTGGTCTGCTATG ATGTGTTTCATTGGTCCTGTCTTAATAACTTGGCGTCTCGGCTGCCTCTCCATACGGCTCCAGCGGGATACCAGTGTCCCAGCTGTCAGGGTCCACTGTTTCCCCCTTCAAACCTTGCCAGCCCAATTGCTGATGTGCTAAAAGAACAGCTGTCATCTGTTAACTGGGCGAGAGCTGGTTTAGGGCTGCCGCTG ATTGAAGAGCCCATTGGGGTCCTTGAGGAGACCACAGCCAACGATGTCACCGATTATACTGACTGGTCAACATTTGATG CACAAGAACAGAGTAACATTTTTCCCAGCCAATCTTACAACACCAGCCTCAACCCACCACCAAATTCTGTCTCACCTCCAGCACAGGAAGAGGTTGGAGGTCCTCGTAAAAATGGGGATCCAAATATGCAGGAGCACGCTGTGGTCAACTTCACTAAAGCCACAACCTGTGACACAATTACACTACACGCAG caTCGTCACCAAGAAAGATCTATGACACACGGGACATTAGCCACAGCTCTGTTACACAGATCGACTTCGATGATGATAAGTACAGACGACGGCCAGCATTAAGTTGGTTTGCTCAAATTCTCAA aaaTCGAACAGGTGGAAAGCGGACGTCTCTGTCCTGGAAACAGCGGGTCTTCATGCTCCTTATTGTTGGTGTTCTGGGATTCTTTACATTGATCATCATCATGGCTAAACTTGGACGTGCCTCCGCTGGCTCAGACCCAAATTTAGATCCTCTTCTGAACCCCAACATCCGTGTGGGGAAAAACTGA